The Acidobacteriota bacterium genome includes a region encoding these proteins:
- the tsaD gene encoding tRNA (adenosine(37)-N6)-threonylcarbamoyltransferase complex transferase subunit TsaD produces MRVLGIESSCDETAAAIVESDGERWHLRSSVVASQVAIHREWGGVVPELAARQHLRDICGVVEEALADASSSWEDVDAIAVTQGPGLVGSLLVGVSFAKAVGAARGIPVLPVHHLAGHIESLALHNGELPYPAVVLVVSGGHTSLFHLPSPGVYRLVGRTRDDAAGEAYDKVAKLVGLGYPGGPVVDRRARAGDSHAIAFPVPKLTHDDRNKGPETHLPEGFEQALKRRADFSFSGLKTAVRRHVERATDGGARRLTDREVDDICASFQRVVIQTLLDRTFRAAEWFDARAIGIAGGVAANSSLRAEAEARGAAVGLRVFVPSVALSTDNAAMIAAAGLRLWQSGHRGSPLDFNADASLAM; encoded by the coding sequence ATGCGCGTACTCGGCATCGAGAGCAGTTGCGACGAGACGGCGGCCGCCATCGTCGAGAGCGACGGCGAGAGGTGGCATCTGCGATCCAGCGTCGTGGCGTCGCAGGTGGCCATCCATCGCGAGTGGGGCGGTGTCGTGCCGGAACTCGCCGCGCGACAGCACCTGCGCGACATCTGTGGTGTCGTCGAGGAAGCACTTGCTGACGCATCCTCGTCATGGGAGGACGTCGATGCGATCGCCGTCACGCAGGGGCCGGGGCTGGTCGGGTCGCTGCTCGTCGGCGTGAGTTTTGCCAAGGCCGTTGGTGCGGCGCGCGGCATTCCGGTGCTGCCGGTGCACCATCTCGCGGGCCACATCGAGTCGCTTGCGCTTCACAACGGCGAGTTGCCGTATCCGGCAGTCGTACTCGTCGTATCGGGCGGGCACACCAGCCTGTTCCACCTGCCGTCACCTGGCGTGTATCGCCTCGTCGGCCGCACCAGAGACGATGCGGCGGGGGAGGCGTACGACAAGGTGGCGAAGTTGGTGGGGCTGGGGTATCCCGGCGGGCCGGTCGTCGACCGGCGCGCGCGCGCGGGGGATTCGCATGCCATCGCGTTCCCCGTCCCGAAGCTGACGCACGACGATCGCAACAAGGGACCGGAGACGCACCTGCCGGAGGGATTCGAGCAGGCGTTGAAGCGGCGCGCGGATTTCTCGTTCAGCGGGCTGAAGACGGCGGTGCGCCGGCACGTGGAGCGTGCCACTGACGGCGGTGCGCGTCGGCTCACCGATCGCGAGGTCGACGACATCTGCGCGAGTTTCCAGCGCGTGGTGATCCAGACGCTGCTCGATCGCACGTTCCGCGCGGCGGAGTGGTTCGACGCCCGCGCGATCGGCATCGCCGGCGGCGTGGCCGCCAACAGCAGCCTGCGCGCCGAAGCCGAGGCGCGTGGCGCGGCCGTCGGCCTGCGCGTGTTCGTTCCGAGCGTCGCCCTGTCGACCGACAACGCCGCCATGATCGCCGCCGCCGGACTGCGCCTGTGGCAGTCAGGCCACCGCGGCAGCCCCCTCGACTTCAACGCCGACGCCAGCCTGGCGATGTGA